The genomic segment CTCATCACTCCGGCCAGGACAAACAGGGAATTCTCCATTCCGCCCAGCCGTCCGCCGTCCTCTTCTTCCACGCGATCGTAGTGGGCATCCATGAAGATGAACGATCCGCACTGGAGCTCGTTGATGACCCCGAGGGAGGCGTCCAGAACAAACGACCCCGTCCCGGCGCCGCCTATCGTGCGGCATTCGATACCGGCGGCTGCGAGCATTTCGACGGTGGTGCGGGTCGCCCGGGCGGCAGCGTCGGCCGACTGGCGTCGTTCGACAGGGTTCTCGATGTGCTGAAGACTGCCCTGATAGGCTTGCAGGCCCTCGAACCGGAGCGCCGGCGCCTGTTCCACTGCGCGCGCGAGATCTGCCGCGGCAGCGCCGGGCGCCACGCCGCACCGATGCGCTCCGCAATCGATCTCGACCAGGATCTCCAGCGTACTGCCATGGCGCCGAGCGGCGTGGGACAGGTCGCGGACGGACCGAATGTCGTCGACACAGACGACGATCCGTGCCTTTGCGGCCAGCCGGGCGAGACGGTCGACACGCGCCTCGCCCCAGACCTCGTTGGAGACGAGGATGTCGGTGATCCCGGCCCGGACAAAGGCCTCCGCCTCGGAAACCTTCTGGCAGCAGATGCCGCATGCGCCGCCCTCGGCAATCTGCATCCGGGCGATATCGGCCGATTTGTGCGTCTTTGCGTGAGCGCGCAGCCGCAAGCCCGTGCGCGCGATGAAATCGCGCATGCGCCGCAGGTTGCGCTCGAACCGGTCGAGGTCGACGATCAGCGCCGGGGTCAATACCTCGTCGATCCGCTGGCCGGGGCGCGCCGGGATGTCGTAGCCGACGTCGAGTGTGTCAAAGTCCATCGTTTGCCTGCTTTCGGTCGGAGTTGGCGGCAGTGGCCGGAGACATGCGGGCGCATCGCGCGGTCTTGTCGGTCACGCGAGCATGCGGTGAAGCCGGTGCGCGCTCAAGCCCTTCTTCGAGGCGGACAATATCGCCATACGGTTTCGGCCGGGAACGTCGGTTCTCCCGGCACTTTCGCTGTTTGCCCGGCGGCGCGGCGTTCAGCTTGCCAGCTTGTCCTGTTTGGCAAAGGGGCTGAGCCCCAGCCACGACTGCATGGTGCTTGCCAGCTCGGCGTGGCCCGTCATGCGCAGCATGCCGTCGTCAACCGCGCGGGCCACGGTCTTCAGGCCCATCCAGATCTCGGTCATGGTGCGCAGATCGACATGGACGAACAGGTCCACGTCGAAACCCGGATCGACGTGGCAGAGATCGACCGTGCGGTCGGGATCGACGATCAGCCACCATTTGCGTTGCGACGGAGGCAGCTCCGGATAGAGGAACTCGATCACGGTGCGCCGGGACGGCACCGGCTCGGTGTCGAGGTTTCGTCGCATGTCCCACATGAGGAGTTCCGGGTCGAGGTTGTCCAGCGACGGTTCGGCCTCCACCCATTTCTGGCCCCACATGCCGATCGCCTCGATCACCGGCTGCAGATCGCGGCCGGCCTTCGTCAGGCGATAGGCGTCGATTTCGGGCATCTCCGACAGCGTCTCGCGCTTCACGATCCCTGCCGCCTCCAGCTCGGAGAGGCGTTTCGACAGCAGCGCCGGCGACATGCGCGGCACGCCGCGCCGCAACTCGTTGAACCGCGTGGAGCCGGCGACAAGCTCGCGCAGAAGCACAACCGTCCAGCGGGTGCAGAGGATTTCGGCCGCCATGGCGACGGGGCAGAACTGCCTGTAGCTCGCATTGGTCATCTTGGCCTCCCGTCTTGAAGGTCGGCCCACGCTAGCAATCCCATGCCGGTCCGCTCCAGTTCAGAAACTGTATCGGGCGGGATTCAGTTCCAGTACTGGCGAGCCGCCGGCCGGGGACGGCAGTCTGCCCCGCGTCGGATCGTACCGACGATGACGTGAAGACGGTCGAACCCAAGGGAGGACGACATGCCGCTGGTGGATATTCAGGTGATCGAGGGCGTCTTTGACGCCGACCAGAAACGCCGGATGATCGAGGAGGTGACCGAGACGATGGTTGGCATCGAGGGCGAGGCGATGCGCGGCGTGACCTGGGTCCGCCTCCAGGAGATCGCGAGCGGAGAATGGGCAATCGGCGGCAAGCCGATGACCGCCGCGGATGTGAAGGGTGCGCAGAAGCGGCCGGCCTGAGCCTCGCCCACGGTCCCGATCACATCGGTAAGGAACCCCATGACGACCACAATCGCCGAACAGTTGAGTACCGTGTCGCTCTACGAGAGGCTGGGCGCGTCCGCCGGGATCCGGCGGATCGTCGACGGGATGGTCGATGCGCATCTGGAGAACCCGGTCATCCGGGCGCGCTTCCAGCCCTATCTGAACGATCCCGAGCGCGTCGAAGAAATCAAGCGGCACATCTGTGCGTTCTTCGAGATGCGTGCGGGCGGTCCCGGACCCTACCGGGGCCGATGCATGGTCGAGGCTCACCGGGGCATGAACATCGCCGAGGCGGAGTACGTGGCCGCGGTCGACGACATCCTCGGCACCATGCGGGCGCTCGGACACCGCGAGGAGGAGAGGGCGGAGGTTCTCGCGATGCTCTACGGGCTCAAGGACGAGATCATCCGGGTCTGAGCGGCGCGGCCGCTGGGACTGCCAAATCGATATCCGAAAGGAGGCAAGTATGACGGACGCTGCGATCGAGACACGGCGTTTCGAGAGCGCCGACGACAGGCTCGACATGAAGGAGAATGGCGGCATCGACATCGTCAGGATGAGGGACGGGACGACCGGCATGTACGCGGTGTTCGAGCCGGGCTGGACATGGGAGAAGGACGAAAAGCCGCTGCTCGGGTCGCCCGGCTCCTGCCCGATGCGCCACAAGGGTTACTGCATCGCCGGCAGGCTGGTCGTCCGCATGGTCGAGACGGGTGTCGAAACCCCGATCTCGGCTGGCGACTTCTTCGAGATCCCGCCTGGACACGACGCCTATGTGGATGGTCCCGACCGGGTCGAGATGGTCTTGTTCGAGGCTCCGCAGGAAGAGCAGTAGGGACCGGGCCGGGTGGCGGGCGGCACGCAGAAGAGCCGCCAGGGCGGAGCGTTGAGCGGTCCGCCACCCCCCGATAGCGGCCCTGCGCAAAACCGGTATTCGCCGTGATCCACGCGGCGCGCCTTGTGTGCTTCACAGGGCCCCCAGCCTTTTCTACCAGTATCCGCGCGCCGGCCGATGGCCAGGGACGGCCTCTGCGCCGTTATCCCGTCCTGGAACGCGCGGCTCTCCCTCCCGCCGTTCGGATGGCGGCTCTCCCGGATTGCAGCGATATCGAGACCCTGATGGCGTTCGGATCCTGGCAAGGCCCGGGGGCTGCATTCCGAGCCATGCACAGCCGTTCAAGAAGCCCCGTTTTTCCCGGACTAGGTTGCCTCGTTGAAGTCCTTGGGGGCGTCCATGGATGATGAGCCGCAAACGGTCTGATGCAGACCTGGCTGCAAGGGGGGCAAGGCCTTCGGATGCGGTCGTGCGGACGCATAGGCACGCCTGGTTCAACGATAAAAAGGGAAGGGCAATATGGCATCGGAACGTGAACACTGGTCATCGAGACTTGGCTTTATCCTCGCGGCGGCGGGCTCGGCCGTCGGGCTCGGGAATATCTGGCGCTTTCCCTATGTTACGGGGGAAAACGGCGGTGCCGCATTCCTGATCATCTATCTGTCGATCGTGTTCTCGATCGGCTTTTCGGTCGTCATCGCCGAACTGATCATCGGGCGCGCGACCCAGCTCAATCCCGTCGGAGCGTTCAAGAGACTGGCTGGCGGCGTGTGGCCCGTTGCGGGCTATGTCGGCATAGCGACCGCATTCGTGATCCTGTCCTTTTATTGCGTGATCGCGGGCTGGACGCTCGCCTACATGGTCAAGTCGATAACCGGCACCGTGCTGTCGAGCGACATCGACCAGGTGGGCGCCACGTTCAGCACCTTCATTTCGGATCCGTTCGAGCCGGTGATCTACACGGCAATCTTCGCCGCGCTCAGCGTCCTCGTTGTCCTGCGCGGCGTCACCCATGGCATTGAACGTGCGGCGCGCTACCTGATGCCCGCGCTCCTGGTGATTCTGCTCGTCCTGGTTGGCCGCTCCGTCACGCTGGAGGGAGCCTCGGCCGGAATCGCCTTCTTTCTGCAACCCGATTTCTCGAAGGTCACATGGGGGACGCTGTTTGCCGCACTGGGCCAGGCGTTCTTCTCCCTGTCGCTCGGCATGGGGGCGATGATCACATACGGGTCATATCTGCGTCCGCATGACGGTATATTCGGATCGGCCCTGTGGGTGACCGTGATCGACACCTCGGTGGCCGTCCTCGCCGGCCTCGTTATCCTGCCG from the Kaustia mangrovi genome contains:
- a CDS encoding DSD1 family PLP-dependent enzyme — encoded protein: MDFDTLDVGYDIPARPGQRIDEVLTPALIVDLDRFERNLRRMRDFIARTGLRLRAHAKTHKSADIARMQIAEGGACGICCQKVSEAEAFVRAGITDILVSNEVWGEARVDRLARLAAKARIVVCVDDIRSVRDLSHAARRHGSTLEILVEIDCGAHRCGVAPGAAAADLARAVEQAPALRFEGLQAYQGSLQHIENPVERRQSADAAARATRTTVEMLAAAGIECRTIGGAGTGSFVLDASLGVINELQCGSFIFMDAHYDRVEEEDGGRLGGMENSLFVLAGVMSAAIAGRPVCDAGLKALAVDSGLPRVERPGVSYLQASDEHGVLDDPDRMLDLGDQVRLVPGHCDPTCNLYDSYVAVRGERVEAIWPVTARGKLF
- a CDS encoding winged helix-turn-helix transcriptional regulator, whose translation is MTNASYRQFCPVAMAAEILCTRWTVVLLRELVAGSTRFNELRRGVPRMSPALLSKRLSELEAAGIVKRETLSEMPEIDAYRLTKAGRDLQPVIEAIGMWGQKWVEAEPSLDNLDPELLMWDMRRNLDTEPVPSRRTVIEFLYPELPPSQRKWWLIVDPDRTVDLCHVDPGFDVDLFVHVDLRTMTEIWMGLKTVARAVDDGMLRMTGHAELASTMQSWLGLSPFAKQDKLAS
- a CDS encoding tautomerase family protein, with translation MPLVDIQVIEGVFDADQKRRMIEEVTETMVGIEGEAMRGVTWVRLQEIASGEWAIGGKPMTAADVKGAQKRPA
- a CDS encoding group I truncated hemoglobin, which codes for MTTTIAEQLSTVSLYERLGASAGIRRIVDGMVDAHLENPVIRARFQPYLNDPERVEEIKRHICAFFEMRAGGPGPYRGRCMVEAHRGMNIAEAEYVAAVDDILGTMRALGHREEERAEVLAMLYGLKDEIIRV
- a CDS encoding sodium-dependent transporter, producing MASEREHWSSRLGFILAAAGSAVGLGNIWRFPYVTGENGGAAFLIIYLSIVFSIGFSVVIAELIIGRATQLNPVGAFKRLAGGVWPVAGYVGIATAFVILSFYCVIAGWTLAYMVKSITGTVLSSDIDQVGATFSTFISDPFEPVIYTAIFAALSVLVVLRGVTHGIERAARYLMPALLVILLVLVGRSVTLEGASAGIAFFLQPDFSKVTWGTLFAALGQAFFSLSLGMGAMITYGSYLRPHDGIFGSALWVTVIDTSVAVLAGLVILPAVFAFGAEPSAGPGLTFITLPSIFAQMPLGEVFAILFFFLLVIAALTSAVSLLEVVVAYFVDEFSANRINTTMIVGAFTFVVAVPSSLSLGVWSGYTIAGKGVLDALDFLTNNITMPVGGLLIALFVGWVIKPEIVRDLVEDSKIPPIVVAAWRIVIRFVAPVAIATILVNGLV